From a single Ooceraea biroi isolate clonal line C1 chromosome 12, Obir_v5.4, whole genome shotgun sequence genomic region:
- the LOC105281932 gene encoding N-alpha-acetyltransferase 80 isoform X2, whose protein sequence is MTLNSLRLQARHDGKGRRVQSGTASPPARVDQGLLMKSLSVSCDDFPTCLVLINNENKVLGHCKISLVAKSRISCFIESVVIDYRCRSQGLGSRLLRGVEEHVAKRGLRNVYLKTDGQEVFYYKNGYRVCDPFKAYGINIITASPPPGRARFRERDASQATGLPPPPPPPPMPAFQLSRFFDMRMMSQKTHMVKKL, encoded by the exons ATGACACTGAACTCTCTCCGGTTGCAGGCGAGACACGATGGAAAGGGACGCCGGGTACAGAGTGGTACCGCTTCACCACCGGCCCGAGTTGATCAGGGATTGTT GATGAAGTCGCTGAGCGTGTCCTGCGACGACTTTCCCACCTGCCTGGTCTTGATTAACAACGAGAACAAGGTCCTCGGGCACTGCAAGATCTCGCTGGTGGCCAAGTCCAGGATCAGCTGCTTCATCGAGTCCG TCGTGATCGACTACCGGTGCAGGTCGCAGGGGCTGGGCTCCAGGTTGTTGCGCGGCGTGGAGGAGCACGTCGCGAAGAGAGGCCTGAGGAACGTCTACCTGAAGACGGACGGTCAGGAGGTGTTCTACTACAAGAACGGCTACAGGGTGTGCGACCCGTTCAAGGCGTACGGCATCAACATCATAACCGCCAGCCCGCCTCCCGGCAGGGCCAGGTTCAGGGAACGCGACGCGAGTCAGGCTACCGGGctaccgccaccgccaccgccccCGCCGATGCCGGCGTTCCAGCTGTCCAGGTTCTTCGACATGCGGATGATGTCGCAGAAGACGCACATGGTGAAGAAACTGTGA
- the LOC105281932 gene encoding N-alpha-acetyltransferase 80 isoform X1, which yields MRHKCGGDEIRRKYRFCGGKRLRRRPGLHRELSILVSLAEARRDTMERDAGYRVVPLHHRPELIRDCCKLLNSEWPRSETARMKSLSVSCDDFPTCLVLINNENKVLGHCKISLVAKSRISCFIESVVIDYRCRSQGLGSRLLRGVEEHVAKRGLRNVYLKTDGQEVFYYKNGYRVCDPFKAYGINIITASPPPGRARFRERDASQATGLPPPPPPPPMPAFQLSRFFDMRMMSQKTHMVKKL from the exons ATGCGGCATAAATGCGGTGGGGATGAAATCCGACGGAAATATCGCTTCTGCGGGGGAAAACGACTCCGTCGTCGTCCAGGGCTCCACCGCGAGCTCTCCATCCTCGTCTCGTTGGCGGAGGCGCG GCGAGACACGATGGAAAGGGACGCCGGGTACAGAGTGGTACCGCTTCACCACCGGCCCGAGTTGATCAGGGATTGTTGTAAGTTACTTAATTCTGAATGGCCTCGAAGCGAGACTGCACG GATGAAGTCGCTGAGCGTGTCCTGCGACGACTTTCCCACCTGCCTGGTCTTGATTAACAACGAGAACAAGGTCCTCGGGCACTGCAAGATCTCGCTGGTGGCCAAGTCCAGGATCAGCTGCTTCATCGAGTCCG TCGTGATCGACTACCGGTGCAGGTCGCAGGGGCTGGGCTCCAGGTTGTTGCGCGGCGTGGAGGAGCACGTCGCGAAGAGAGGCCTGAGGAACGTCTACCTGAAGACGGACGGTCAGGAGGTGTTCTACTACAAGAACGGCTACAGGGTGTGCGACCCGTTCAAGGCGTACGGCATCAACATCATAACCGCCAGCCCGCCTCCCGGCAGGGCCAGGTTCAGGGAACGCGACGCGAGTCAGGCTACCGGGctaccgccaccgccaccgccccCGCCGATGCCGGCGTTCCAGCTGTCCAGGTTCTTCGACATGCGGATGATGTCGCAGAAGACGCACATGGTGAAGAAACTGTGA